The Equus caballus isolate H_3958 breed thoroughbred chromosome 12, TB-T2T, whole genome shotgun sequence genome contains a region encoding:
- the LOC138916810 gene encoding olfactory receptor 5F1 — translation MMRKNYTSLTEFILLGLADTLELQVSLFLVFFVIYTLTVLGNVGMILLIRIDSRLHTPMYFFLAGLSFVDVCYSSTITPKMLVDLLSKKKTISFTGCFLQMYFFIALATTECILFGLMAYDRYVAICNPLLYSSIMSRTVCLKMAAGAFTAGLLNSMVNTSYVSSLPFCSSNVIHHFFCDSPPLFKLSCSDTQLNESIFSTFAGVNMIGALLVILSSYSYILFSIFRMHSGEGRHKAFSTCASHLTAIMLFYSTSIYTYLRPSSSYLLNQDKVVSVFYTVVIPMLNPMIYSLRNKEVKKAIQNIITKKRIPSFL, via the coding sequence ATGATGAGAAAAAACTATACTTCACTGACTGAGTTCATCCTTTTGGGATTAGCAGACACGCTGGAGCTACAGGTCAGCCtctttttggtcttttttgtGATTTACACGCTTACAGTTTTGGGGAATGTTGGGATGATCCTCTTAATCAGGATTGACTCCCGACttcacacacccatgtatttcttcctcgcTGGTCTGTCTTTTGTGGATGTTTGTTATTCATCCACCATCACCCCAAAGATGCTGGTAGATTTATtatcaaagaagaaaaccatTTCCTTCACTGGCTGCTTCCTGCAGATGTACTTCTTCATCGCCTTGGCCACAACTGAATGCATCCTCTTTGGGTTAATGGCCTATGACCGTTACGTGGCCATATGCAACCCTCTACTTTACTCCTCGATCATGTCCAGGACAGTCTGCCTTAAAATGGCAGCAGGGGCTTTTACAGCAGGATTGTTGAACTCCATGGTTAACACGAGTTATGTAAGCAGCTTGCCATTCTGCAGTTCCAATGTCATtcaccacttcttctgtgacagcCCTCCACTTTTTAAGCTCTCATGTTCTGACACACAGCTGAATGAAAGTATCTTTTCCACTTTTGCTGGTGTGAATATGATTGGAGCTCTGCTAGTCATCCTATCCTCCTACTCCTAcattctcttctccatctttcGTATGCATTCAGGGGAAGGGAGACACAAAGCATTCTCCACATGTGCCTCTCATCTGACAGCTATAATGCTGTTCTATTCCACCTCCATTTACACTTATCTGAGACCCAGTTCCAGCTACCTCCTGAATCAGGACAAAGTGGTTTCAGTGTTCTACACAGTAGTGATCCCCATGTTGAATCCTATGATCTATAGCCTCAGGAATAAGGAAGTAAAGAAGGCTATACAGAATATAATTACCAAGAAAAGAATCCCCTCATTTCTGTGA